The following proteins are encoded in a genomic region of Candida albicans SC5314 chromosome 4, complete sequence:
- the ZCF15 gene encoding Zcf15p (Predicted Zn(II)2Cys6 transcription factor of unknown function; rat catheter biofilm induced), protein MDADLEKRTKVSRACDYCKKRKFKCSGVSPCELCTKKNIQCEFSIIDRRTIRRKNKKRTIQNKPITNTVIGSHKISKNDDDNDQIDKQTLKLLTKKSKVPEQLQPLLTFPLHKLDNKSNEEEEEQGGDNDHERSEEGEHQHNDQSLPPGSSSESHNRQKVDIQGNESHGTSDGDLTINATGFDITTTSNDRVHKVNQQSSPMPKKIVIARERYPPKVLYDGEGNLRYFGESSPLSFLFQCRNVFVDKIGDSNFTLESNDSLEVIEDSDESYEIIQVALPSRQILDDIIKIFYMNIQQAVYFVNIDFFKSQIINPVYENYSDCTPGKIALVNLAIAVGLLYAENTNDPLVNLLQSPTMQSSAYFEFGFHLAKKHMTKGELWITEAFALAFCYYTSKQQRNSAWLMLGMAIRNAQALGLHRKFINESFRDHNYRTHRRRLFKSLYMLDRINSVLLGRPLIIDDYDWDDFDSEDIYDLDAEGNPIKDPRFECIIQACKISKLAGKVIRNYYLDGIINAYKAEKLAIELKLWSLSLPEPLQIDKIFRPETVNKMPLLTMHLSQLYSIVLLCRPFFMFVILNKKHKKHSTKKANGENLQKRPKTRLETSMCNFCKATTKSSTLIIQMVENYIISTNRLKSARAESNGLIHTCLMASLIVGLSILFLESNGYSIDDGYSSSQLMKYLNSSKQIFKFFDRSKNALSMKFHNIIEQMQLALMNKFNLDYNGDKIINSQESQNQQRQHGHDTLPQAQQAPPAVPPPPPHQQTQPSNNMTANFNFNYNNNDNATMKAEMLTNQQTSFNEDYDKFIDTFGNLPNFYSSNHNYGNKSNSRNNSHQYQTNGVDYYNANNYHNNQTPNHNHNPNHNHSHSHSHSSSNVPQYDGNNYNNHLTNHSPESVTSSTNLSTSSSNFSNSTYHQDPNKNNLTDSLDVFMYNVELSDILYDVKPN, encoded by the coding sequence atggATGCCGATTTAGAGAAAAGAACTAAAGTATCACGAGCTTGTGATTATTgcaagaaaagaaaattcaaatgtTCAGGAGTGTCGCCGTGTGAATTATGcacaaagaagaatataCAATGTGAGTTCAGTATTATTGATCGACGCACAATCCGCCGCAAGAATAAGAAAAGAACCATACAAAATAAACCAATAACCAATACCGTCATAGGATCTCATAAAATTAGTAAAAATGACGATGATAATGATCAAATCGATAAACAAACCTTAAAATTGTTGACTAAGAAATCTAAAGTACCCGAACAACTTCAACCGTTGTTAACATTTCCATTGCACAAATTAGACAATAAACTGaacgaagaagaagaagaacaaggGGGAGACAATGATCACGAAAGGAGCGAGGAAGGAGAGCACCAACACAACGACCAATCACTCCCTCCTGGGTCTAGTTCAGAGTCCCATAATCGTCAGAAAGTGGACATTCAGGGAAACGAGAGCCACGGTACTAGTGATGGAGATCTCACCATCAATGCTACGGGGTTCGatatcacaacaacaagcaaTGATAGAGTTCACAAAGttaatcaacaatcatCACCAATGCCAAAGAAAATAGTTATCGCAAGAGAACGTTATCCTCCTAAAGTATTATATGATGGCGAAGGTAACTTGAGGTACTTTGGAGAAAGTTCACCATTGTCCTTTCTTTTCCAATGTCGGaatgtttttgttgataagaTCGGGGATTCAAATTTCACACTAGAAAGCAACGATTCCTTGGAAGTCATTGAAGATTCTGACGAATCTTATGAAATAATACAAGTTGCACTTCCTAGCCGTCAAATATTGGATGATATTATCAAGATTTTCTATATGAACATTCAACAGGCAGTCTACTTtgtaaatattgatttctttaaaagtcaaattattaatccTGTTTATGAAAATTATAGCGACTGCACACCAGGTAAAATTGCCCTTGTCAATCTAGCCATTGCTGTTGGATTACTATACGCTGAAAACACAAACGATCCATTAGTGAACCTTTTGCAATCGCCAACTATGCAGTCATCAGcttattttgaatttggttTCCATTTAGCTAAAAAACATATGACAAAAGGTGAATTATGGATAACAGAAGCATTTGCCTTGGCATTTTGTTATTACACTTCTAAACAGCAACGTAATTCTGCTTGGCTAATGTTGGGCATGGCAATTCGTAATGCACAAGCATTAGGATTACACcgaaaatttataaatgaaTCATTTAGAGATCACAATTATAGGACTCATCGAAGAAGGTTATTTAAATCCTTATATATGTTAGACCGTATTAATTCTGTATTACTTGGTCGTCCATTGATcattgatgattatgattgGGATGATTTCGATAGTGAAGATATTTACGATCTTGATGCTGAAGGAAACCCAATAAAAGATCCACGATTTGAATGCATAATACAAGCGTgcaaaatatcaaaattagCTGGGAAGGTGATACGAAACTATTATTTAGATGGAATAATCAATGCCTATAAAGCAGAAAAATTGGCAATAGAATTGAAGTTGTGGTCACTCAGTTTACCTGAACCGcttcaaattgataaaatctTTAGGCCAGAAACAGTCAATAAAATGCCATTATTAACTATGCACTTGTCACaattatattcaattgtattattatgtCGACCATTTTTCATGTTTGttatattgaataaaaaacaCAAAAAGCATTCCACCAAGAAAGCTAATGGagaaaatttacaaaagaGACCCAAAACAAGATTAGAAACGTCAATGTGTAATTTTTGCAAGGCAACCACCAAGTCATCTACTTTGATTATTCAGATGGTTGAAAATTACATAATCTCAACTAATAGGTTGAAGTCAGCAAGAGCAGAACTGAATGGGTTGATACATACTTGTTTAATGGCTAGTTTAATTGTTGGCTTATCGAttttatttcttgaaaGTAATGGATATAGTATTGATGATGGATACTCATCGAGTCAGttaatgaaatatttgaattcatcaaaacagattttcaaatttttcgATAGACTGAAAAATGCATTATCAATGAAATTTcataatataattgaacaaatgcAATTAGCATTGatgaataaattcaatCTTGATTACAATGgtgataaaattattaattctCAGGAGAGTCAAAACCAACAAAGACAACATGGACATGATACATTACCACAAGCACAACAAGCACCACCAGCggtaccaccaccaccgccaCATCAACAAACACAACCTAGTAACAACATGACAGCAAATTTTAACTTCAATTATAATAACAATGATAACGCCACTATGAAAGCGGAAATGTTAACAAACCAACAAACTTCATTTAATGAAGATtatgataaatttattgatacATTTGGTAATTTGCCCAACTTTTATTCTTCTAATCATAATTATGGCAACAAATCTaattcaagaaataattcccatcaatatcaaactAATGGtgttgattattataatgCCAACAATTATCACAACAACCAAACCCccaaccacaaccacaacccCAATCACAACCACAGTCACAGTCACAGTCACAGTAGCAGCAATGTACCACAGTATGATGGCAATAATTATAACAACCACTTGACGAACCATCTGCCAGAATCCGTAACTAGTTCCACGAATTTATCTACATCAAGtagtaatttttcaaatctgaCGTATCATCAAGATCCAAATAAGAATAATTTGACAGATTCATTAGATGTATTTATGTATAATGTTGAATTGAGTGATATTTTATATGATGTGAAACCCAATTAA
- the ADR1 gene encoding DNA-binding transcription factor (C2H2 transcription factor; ortholog of S. cerevisiae Adr1 but mutant phenotype suggests a different set of target genes; transposon mutation affects filamentous growth; Spider biofilm induced) has protein sequence MISPTHQSQYLNYFVNPVLMTESGDIIDSVTGTTTTTANMSNTTIDAPTPASTTKNYKHKKQNTNTGTSMSPSNSINSTNNNAAAAAATTTTSKKSKDIPLELTAFGTTPSGKPRLFVCQVCTRAFARLEHLRRHERSHTKEKPFSCGVCQRKFSRRDLLLRHAQKLHAGCTDAITRLRRKSIKKSQDGDDDDDDDDDDEEMANSEDENDHDESGNASTKNGKKDKKDPPPEFNLNLFNSKQKPTKANTTKSKVAKLSTTTSRKNSTNPTRKNSSSLHKQVLDQRQKAAVNTKIVSSTKIVSGTNSGVSITPTRSRRGASFSAQSGANYAINIPEFNDIYPQSDNVEFSTPQFLPSSLDNEMTWLNNIPNIPGLSDSVSAANLMRQNSITNSADHVTPPVNVSQHGSFSHQSTFSATDMGQTRSESVNSLNTPFDGSYMMPTVTISNQEIQNGVAAHHHHQQQQQHQQHNHQHQPNQSSLGLSRNDMLSEDHYGYSFYDIPENILNFPMDSISTTSNAMSSGPIQNFKPLSPITQEIEHEITPRIDGRIGDFQNNNNTNDNPIHQNINYDLNFLHTIDDIGQDVISKFMPGGYSFYGDNNVSATSSANDYNSPNNIVSPSQQNNQFALHNQSSHPSGASPHLNQAMMNKMRLHNYSSNKLFTNHIRHMINKALGKYPISGIMTPTIPSNEKLEFYLSVFIQSFLAHLPFIHPSKLNEYEIMAMTGNEDINNESARVCLPLLTATMGALLANNKNDAEHLYEASRRTIHIYLESRKTNSTNDKNYKNGKDKSSSGNPLWLLQSLMLSVLYGLFSDNENNVYIVIRQLNALNSLVKTSIKNKGPIFFSNNGEDEELYNKLNSHDNGTSLFSNNLNDEMRYKNNINMQSQTRIVFIIYRLTNFLLMMYNVPLTFSINDINQLAVTSKDEETLWNFKNYQEFQEFSHKNNKTLDDYLNHKNEPIIFRELLLTVIKFGISDSNISPEIEKKVTHQLQNLCKYGFNCLVHGIYEIKQYQEMKEVDTFKVLDYLTKFYPTNDGLGFNCFRLPANKDLEKIDYALLVDFTKISSIIDLKLLKEQSWLKNYQDLTQNYHRLLDAHSTGNPLNSINDYDYLKLADCCISVLKLILFKVEDSNSNSRNRSKNDPTNEINNKLNNNNNNNNDMNNNNSNGDQLISAFDTDFGYLNMDNNGYAKKEEFSRFTDDELRYDKENTMSYFDKHIKLDIFEEVEKSSNLIQAQMLFHAFSVLSIFSVYVMRKNDNNSSPFANTDLIFELNHRYSMVLRLLERLETFLKLRYQTSAGGGGGGVNNNNNNALSIKLEQEFTNLYLYNGNVLSSDHNTNTNTTNTITTTTTTDNGTKQNQHHSQDFGLEKTLYILKMGENVLNYIYDLNLKVCVFKKLGDSLSEIRKYLIDNESTLNG, from the coding sequence ATGATTTCACCAACTCACCAGAGTCAATACCTTAATTATTTTGTCAACCCAGTTTTAATGACTGAGTCCGGAGATATTATTGATAGTGTCACTggtacaacaacaacgacagCAAACATGTCAAATACAACAATAGATGCGCCTACTCCCGCCTCGACTACCAAGAATTATAAGCACAAAAAACAGAATACCAATACTGGAACATCCATGTCGCCAagtaattcaataaattcaacaaacaacaatgcagcagcagcagcagcgacaacaacaacgtcAAAAAAGTCCAAAGACATCCCATTAGAGTTGACTGCATTTGGTACAACCCCCTCTGGGAAACCAcgtttatttgtttgtcaAGTCTGTACAAGAGCATTTGCTAGGTTAGAACATCTACGTAGACATGAAAGATCACACACAAAGGAAAAACCATTTAGTTGTGGTGTTTGTCAACGGAAGTTTAGTCGTCGAGATTTATTGCTAAGACATGCACAGAAATTACACGCTGGCTGTACTGATGCAATAACAAGATtaagaagaaaatcaattaagaAATCTCAGGATGGggacgatgatgatgacgatgatgacgacgatgaaGAAATGGCAAATTCTGAAGACGAAAACGATCATGATGAATCGGGCAATGCAAGCACAAAGAATGGTAAAAAGGATAAAAAAGATCCACCACCGGAGttcaatttaaatttattcaatctGAAACAAAAGCCAACTAAAGCGAACACGACAAAGTCAAAAGTGgctaaattatcaacaacgACATCAAGGAAAAATTCAACCAATCCTACGAGAAAAAACTCCAGCTCTTTGCACAAGCAGGTTCTTGATCAACGTCAAAAGGCTGCCGTTAATACAAAAATTGTATCAAGTACCAAAATTGTATCAGGTACCAATAGTGGAGTGTCGATAACTCCAACAAGGTCTAGAAGAGGTGCATCATTTTCTGCTCAATCGGGTGCCAACTATGCCATCAACATACCTGAGTTTAATGATATATATCCACAATCTGATAATGTTGAATTTTCAACCCCTCAATTCTTACCATCTTCATTGGATAATGAAATGACGTGGCTAAATAATATTCCAAACATTCCCGGATTGTCTGATTCTGTGTCGGCTGCAAACTTGATGCGTCAGAATTCCATAACAAATTCAGCAGATCATGTAACACCTCCAGTAAACGTGAGTCAGCATGGGTCATTTTCTCATCAATCAACATTTTCAGCTACCGATATGGGACAAACAAGATCCGAAAGTGTAAACAGTTTAAACACTCCATTTGATGGTTCCTACATGATGCCAACGGTAACAATAAGCAATCAAGAAATCCAAAATGGTGTTGCTgctcatcatcatcatcaacaacaacagcagcaccagcagcacaatcatcaacatcaaccaAATCAGTCTCTGCTCGGGTTATCGAGAAATGACATGTTAAGTGAAGATCACTATGGCTATTCATTTTATGATATCCCGGAGAATATTCTCAATTTCCCAATGGATTCTatatcaacaacttcaaatGCAATGTCTTCGGGCCCAATTCAAAACTTTAAACCATTATCGCCTATCACacaagaaattgaacatGAGATTACTCCAAGAATTGATGGAAGAATTGGGGATTTCcaaaataacaacaataccaaTGATAATCCGATTCaccaaaatatcaattatgACTTGAACTTTCTTCATACTATTGATGATATAGGACAAGATGTTATTTCTAAATTTATGCCAGGAGGTTACTCGTTTTATGGAGACAATAATGTGTCGGCAACTTCTTCAGCTAATGACTACAACTCACCGAACAATATTGTTTCACCGAGCcaacaaaacaatcaatttgcTCTTCACAACCAGTCGTCACATCCTAGTGGTGCTTCACCACATTTAAACCAAGCAATGATGAATAAAATGAGGTTGCATAACTATTCTAGCAACAAATTATTCACTAATCATATAAGACACATGATAAATAAGGCATTGGGTAAATACCCCATAAGCGGCATAATGACACCTACTATACCCTCAAATGAGAAACTAGAGTTTTATTTGAGTGTTTTCATTCAATCATTTTTGGCACACCTCCCATTTATACATCCTtctaaattgaatgaatatGAAATTATGGCCATGACTGGTAATGAAGATATAAACAATGAAAGTGCTAGAGTTTGTTTGCCATTATTAACAGCGACCATGGGGGCCTTGTTGGCCAATAACAAAAACGATGCTGAACATCTTTATGAAGCCTCACGAAGAACAATACACATTTATCTAGAGAGtagaaaaacaaattctACTAACGAcaagaattacaagaatGGTAAGGATAAAAGCTCATCCGGTAATCCATTATGGTTACTTCAATCACTAATGTTGTCTGTTCTTTACGGATTATTTTcagataatgaaaataatgttTATATTGTTATCCGTCAATTGAACGCCTTAAACTCATTAGTTAAGACATccataaaaaataaagggccaattttcttttcaaacaaTGGCGAAGATGAAGAACTTTATAATAAGTTAAATTCTCATGATAATGGTACTTCCttattttccaataatttgaatgatGAAATGCGatacaaaaataatataaacaTGCAATCTCAAACGAGAATAGtatttatcatttatcGGTTGACGaactttttgttgatgatgtaCAATGTACCGTTAACTTTCTCAATCAATgatattaatcaattggcAGTCACTTccaaagatgaagaaactTTATGGaactttaaaaattatcaagagTTTCAAGAGTTTTCTCATAAGAATAACAAGACTTTAgatgattatttgaatcatAAGAATGAGCCAATAATTTTCCGCGAATTATTGTTGACAGTTATCAAATTTGGTATTTCAGATAGTAACATTTCACCAGAgattgaaaagaaagttACACACCAATTGCAGAATCTTTGTAAATATGGATTCAATTGTTTGGTGCATGGTATAtatgaaatcaaacaatatCAAGAGATGAAAGAAGTAGATACATTCAAAGTGTTGGATTATTTAACCAAGTTTTATCCTACAAATGATGGATTGGGGTTCAATTGCTTTAGATTACCTGCCAATAAAGACTTGGAAAAGATTGATTATGCCTTATTAGTAGATTTTACTAAAATTTCATCGATAATAGATCTTAAATTGCTTAAAGAACAAAGTTGGCttaaaaattatcaagattTAACTCAAAATTATCATCGTCTTTTGGATGCTCACAGTACTGGGAATCCActtaattcaattaatgattatgattatttgaaactTGCTGATTGTTGTATTCTGGTActcaaattgatattatttaaaGTTGAGGATTCCAACAGTAATAGTAGAAATCGAAGCAAAAATGATCCaacaaatgaaatcaataacaaactcaacaacaacaacaacaataacaatgatatgaataataataacagtAATGgtgatcaattaatttctgCCTTTGATACTGATTTTGGATATTTGAATATGGATAATAATGGTTATgccaaaaaagaagaattttcACGATTCACTGATGATGAGTTGCGATatgataaagaaaacacGATGTcatattttgataaacaTATTAAACTTGATATATTTGAAGAAGTTGAGAAATCAAGTAATTTGATACAAGCACAAATGTTATTCCATGCATTTTCCGTATTATCGATTTTTTCGGTTTATGTTATGCgtaaaaatgataataattcatcacCATTTGCTAATACtgatttaatatttgaattgaatcatAGATATAGTATGGTTCTTAGATTATTAGAAAGACTTGAaacttttttgaaattgagaTATCAAACATCAGCAGGAGGAGGGGGAGGAGGTgttaacaataacaataacaacgCCTTATCTATAAAATTAGAACAAGAATTCACAAACTTGTATCTTTACAATGGGAATGTATTATCTTCAGATCATAatacaaatacaaataccaccaatactattactactactactactacagACAATGGTACTAAACAAAATCAGCATCATTCACAAGATTTTGGATTAGAAAAGACTTTATATATCTTAAAAATGGGAGAAAAtgttttgaattatatttatgatttaaatttaaaagttTGCGTATTTAAGAAATTGGGTGATAGTTTATCagaaattagaaaatatttaattgataatgaatctACTTTGAATGGTTaa
- a CDS encoding uncharacterized protein (Predicted membrane transporter; member of the monocarboxylate porter (MCP) family, major facilitator superfamily; Hap43-induced gene; alkaline upregulated by Rim101; possibly an essential gene, disruptants not obtained by UAU1 method) has product MNTSTTITPNESNPQEYGPQPIELTTTNSKDDQHNVNNNDNCLNENNHSIITRSITRSTTTISHQSSSLHLLDDPSKFPDGWNNRAMITLFGSFLGMIGSLGYVNSGGVIQSYISTNILINDSQSSIGWIFSIYNFFAFGGILISGIIFDKFGCKIPIFVGVIIMFSGLLATSFCHSLYQFILAYSILAGLGTAFVFGPFVACLSHYFLHKRALVIGISYTGGGLGGVIYPLMCRSLFSKIGYGWTMRIGAFISLFCCGIGWLLVSDRHEEFSPDLEKKKKKINQEITTTSSNNSVIDRVENEFISIIKEIFHSIDFKILYKNLLFTVLVFGLLFNGIVFLISIVQLPSYAISHGFSEQQSYLLLVVFNSFSIPGRIIPSYFADQGLGRFNTFCLINCFSLIAFVVIWLPFGNHLTALFIFAGCFGFSSGSVLSLTASLVASIVKTSDVGKGLGTAFFILSIADLFGIAIAGAIASGSKQSYNNLVYFLTACAAIGAIVSFISRYLYGGFNLNRV; this is encoded by the coding sequence ATGAACACATCTACAACAATAACAccaaatgaatcaaatccCCAAGAATACGGTCCACAACCTATAGAACTCACAACTACTAACAGTAAAGATGATCAACACAACgtcaataataatgataactgtcttaatgaaaataatcatTCAATAATCACACGATCAATCACACGATCAACCACTACTATATCTCATCAATCGTCGTCATTACATTTATTAGATGATCCATCTAAATTCCCTGATGGTTGGAACAATAGAGCCATGATAACTTTGTTTGGTTCATTTTTAGGTATGATTGGATCATTAGGATATGTGAATTCAGGAGGTGTTATACAATCATATATATCAACCAAcattttaattaatgattctCAATCATCAATTGGATGGATTTTTCtgatttataattttttcgCCTTTGGAGGGATTTTAATTCTGGGGAtcatatttgataaatttggttGTAAAATACCGATTTTTGTTGGAGTGATAATTATGTTTAGTGGATTATTAGCAACGAGTTTTTGTCATTCTttatatcaatttatattgGCTTATAGCATCTTAGCTGGATTAGGCACCGCGTTTGTATTTGGACCATTTGTTGCTTGTTTAagtcattattttttacaTAAACGAGCATTAGTGATTGGGATTTCTTATACTGGTGGTGGATTAGGTGGAGTGATTTACCCCTTAATGTGTCGATCATTATTTTCGAAAATAGGTTATGGATGGACAATGAGAATTGGTGCATTTATaagtttattttgttgtggTATAGGTTGGTTATTAGTAAGTGATCGACATGAAGAGTTTTCACCAGATttagaaaagaagaagaagaagattaaTCAAGAGATTACCACTACTTCAAGTAACAATAGTGTTATTGATCGAGtagaaaatgaatttattagtataattaaagaaattttccattctattgattttaaaattctATACAAGAATTTACTATTTACTGTATTGGtatttggattattatttaatgggattgtatttttaatttcaattgttcaattacCTTCTTATGCTATATCTCATGGGTTTTCTGAACAACAatcatatttattattagtagtattcaattcatttagTATCCCAGGAAGAATTATTCCAAGTTATTTTGCTGATCAAGGGTTGGGTCGTTTCAAtactttttgtttaataaattgtttttcattaattgcCTTTGTTGTTATTTGGTTACCATTTGGGAATCATTTAACCGCATTATTTATCTTTGCTGGATGTTTTGGATTTTCTAGTGGATCAGTCCTAAGTCTTACTGCTAGTCTTGTGGCTCTGATTGTGAAAACTTCTGATGTTGGTAAAGGATTAGGAACAGCTTTTTTCATACTTTCAATTGCCGATTTATTTGGAATTGCAATTGCTGGAGCAATTGCTAGTGGTAGTAAACAAAGTTATAACAatttagtttattttttaactGCTTGTGCAGCAATTGGTGCTATAGTAAGTTTTATATCTCGATATCTTTATGGTGGGTTTAATCTTAATAGAGTTTAA
- a CDS encoding uncharacterized protein (BTB/POZ domain protein; induced by Mnl1 under weak acid stress; flow model biofilm induced; Spider biofilm induced) — translation MSKQTTTSKSKAPNSQPPPPPPPPPSSREAALMVQSSEEYNPEVPPILPHEKIYSIQVGYRLYRLSGLSLSSDAPSYFTKFFQQPENEEKVLFFDRDPQIFEKIYNHLQGYSIHIENDHIFMNLWLDCFYFGLKNLQKNLNKHDYFAIIGNERFRIPKSLINMPGNNPNFFTINFDRLLIDNINIIERNNMLRPPPQTFPPVSNRSSKLFADLLEFFRGNHLVIMNDEHRQLLIKEARYYRFLELEQRLIKFKITFRNEIVINLNDISRKGLQNPSTSYNIELPLTYYRPYIKDEMTRDLIFELNAKDFDCQSEIKLILNKSTKLPTLKVTNKACHKLHQVFKDYFSQVLKDDKGLLFFVGFTNSKTFINGKEMNSNWVNDILGIEEEEEEEDKEGEEEEDKQQEAKNKDGSNKEVNKKRKVSKEDKSDKTMTTNKSSETNDPPSLSPGDIIEICLSRSLWKVMMRGPLARLHAVTLEGFTRSNDTLIDFL, via the coding sequence ATgtcaaaacaaacaacaacatctaAATCTAAAGCTCCAAATTcccaaccaccaccaccacctcctcctcctccttcATCAAGAGAAGCTGCACTTATGGTTCAATCCTCCGAGGAATATAATCCGGAAGTTCCACCAATCTTACCCcatgaaaaaatatattcaattcaagTGGGTTATAGATTATATCGATTAAGCGGactttcattatcatctgATGCTCCATCTTATTTCacaaaatttttccaacaacctgaaaatgaagaaaaagtattatttttcGATCGTGATCctcaaatatttgaaaaaatttataatcatttACAAGGTTATCTGATtcatattgaaaatgatcaTATATTTATGAATTTATGGTTagattgtttttattttggattaaaaaatttacaaaaaaatttaaataaacaTGATTATTTTGCCATAATTGGTAATGAACGATTCAGAATTCCtaaatcattaatcaaTATGCCAGGGAATAATCCTAATTTTTTcacaatcaattttgatcgtttattaattgataatattaatataattgaaagaaataatatgTTACGTCCACCTCCACAAACTTTCCCTCCAGTAAGTAATCGTTCAAGTAAATTATTTGCTGATTTATTGGAATTTTTCCGAGGTAATCATTTGGTTATAATGAATGATGAACATCGACAATTGTTAATTAAAGAGGCCAGATATTATCGGtttttggaattggaacaacgattaattaaattcaaaatcacGTTTCGTAATGAAATTGTCattaatttaaatgatataTCTCGTAAAGGTTTACAAAATCCGTCAACAAGTTACAATATTGAATTACCATTGACGTATTATCGACCTTATATTAAAGATGAAATGACAAGAgatttaatatttgaattaaatgCTAAAGATTTTGATTGTCAAtcagaaatcaaattgattttgaataaatcaactAAATTGCCAACGTTAAAAGTGACTAACAAAGCATGTCATAAATTACATCAAGTATTTAAAGATTATTTTAGTCAAGTTCTTAAAGATGATAAGGGTTTACTTTTTTTCGTTGGATTCACTAATTCAAAAACATTTATTAAtggaaaagaaatgaattcaaattggGTAAATGATATATTAGGTATcgaagaagaggaagaagaagaagataaggaaggagaagaagaagaagataaacAACAGGAagcaaaaaacaaagacgGTTCAAATAAAGAAGTtaataaaaagagaaaagttTCCAAAGAGGATAAGAGTGACAAAACTATGACGACCAATAAATCTCTGGAAACAAATGATCCTCCTTCTCTTAGTCCTGGTGATATCattgaaatttgtttatcacGATCATTATGGAAAGTAATGATGAGAGGTCCATTAGCAAGATTGCATGCTGTAACATTAGAAGGATTTACTAGATCCAACGACACCCTAATAGACTTTTTATAA